One genomic segment of Methanocorpusculum sp. includes these proteins:
- a CDS encoding aldolase, which yields MQPDFTRIGKRLFSEHLVGGNFGNMSVRIDEGYFITKTGSYLDADPEQIVLMPLNGRVTPGASSEWRVHTAVYNTSEHKAIVHAHPPYAVALSLLTDSEIITIDSEGKLLAPTIQVVDGPCGSEKLADVVAEGLSSTNIVIAKGHGTFAAGRDLDQAYLYTSLAEHCCKVLYLTKTYR from the coding sequence ATGCAGCCCGACTTTACGCGGATCGGCAAACGGCTGTTTTCTGAACATCTGGTCGGAGGAAACTTCGGCAACATGAGCGTGAGGATCGATGAGGGATACTTCATCACCAAAACTGGCTCCTATCTGGACGCTGACCCGGAACAGATCGTCCTGATGCCCCTAAACGGCCGGGTCACCCCGGGTGCATCCAGCGAATGGCGGGTCCACACCGCCGTCTACAATACCTCGGAGCACAAAGCAATCGTCCACGCCCACCCGCCGTATGCCGTGGCCCTCTCACTTCTCACCGACTCTGAGATCATTACTATTGACAGCGAAGGAAAACTGCTTGCCCCGACGATCCAGGTCGTCGACGGACCCTGCGGATCAGAGAAGCTCGCGGACGTGGTCGCAGAAGGCCTCAGTTCTACAAACATCGTCATCGCCAAAGGTCACGGGACCTTCGCAGCCGGACGAGATCTGGATCAGGCATATCTGTACACCTCACTCGCCGAACACTGCTGTAAAGTTCTGTATCTGACGAAAACATACAGATAA
- the argF gene encoding ornithine carbamoyltransferase, with translation MKKDFISITDLSAEEYEDILTLAARLKRQRYAGVPHPLLAGKTLAMLFEKASTRTRMSFDVGMYDLGGYALYLNARDTQLGRGETVADTARVMSRYVHGAIMRTYRHETITEFAKYASIPVINALSDKEHPCQIMADSLTLKEKFGELDGLKIAWIGDGNNVCNSLIMSSVQTGMEIAVGTPKGYEPDPDAVRFAKENGGKVTIYDDPVKAVTDAHAIYTDTWISMGEEDIKETKLKDFVGYQLDTALLNKAASDALVLHCLPAHRGEEITDEVIDSMQSGVWDQAENRLHAQKAILVRLMGQGH, from the coding sequence ATGAAAAAAGATTTCATTTCGATCACCGACCTTTCAGCTGAAGAGTACGAAGACATACTCACACTCGCCGCCCGGCTCAAACGCCAGCGGTATGCGGGTGTCCCCCATCCGCTCCTCGCCGGAAAAACACTCGCGATGCTCTTCGAGAAGGCATCCACCAGAACACGGATGTCGTTTGATGTCGGCATGTACGATCTCGGCGGATACGCACTCTACCTGAACGCAAGGGACACCCAGCTCGGCCGCGGCGAAACCGTCGCCGATACGGCTCGGGTGATGTCCCGGTACGTTCACGGAGCGATCATGCGGACCTATAGACACGAAACGATCACCGAGTTCGCGAAATACGCATCCATCCCTGTCATAAATGCACTCTCCGACAAAGAGCACCCATGTCAGATCATGGCCGACTCGCTCACCCTCAAAGAAAAGTTCGGGGAACTGGACGGGCTGAAGATTGCCTGGATCGGGGATGGAAACAATGTCTGCAATTCGCTCATCATGTCGTCCGTCCAAACTGGCATGGAAATCGCAGTCGGAACCCCGAAAGGATACGAACCCGACCCCGATGCGGTGAGATTTGCGAAAGAAAACGGCGGCAAAGTCACCATCTACGATGACCCGGTCAAAGCGGTAACCGATGCCCACGCGATCTATACGGACACCTGGATCTCAATGGGTGAAGAGGATATCAAAGAGACCAAGCTCAAAGACTTCGTCGGATACCAGCTCGACACCGCCCTGCTGAACAAGGCAGCCTCGGACGCGCTCGTTTTGCACTGTCTTCCTGCCCACCGAGGCGAAGAGATCACCGACGAAGTTATCGACTCCATGCAGAGCGGAGTCTGGGATCAGGCGGAGAACCGGCTGCATGCCCAGAAAGCCATTCTCGTTCGGCTGATGGGCCAGGGACACTGA
- a CDS encoding helix-turn-helix transcriptional regulator, which yields MQTRIRECRQKLDMTQGELAELAGVRRETIVHLEKGKYNPSLKLGFDLAKILQMPVEELFSFEDE from the coding sequence ATGCAGACACGCATTCGCGAATGCCGGCAAAAACTTGACATGACCCAGGGGGAACTGGCAGAACTCGCGGGCGTGCGTCGGGAGACAATTGTCCATCTGGAAAAGGGGAAATACAACCCCTCACTCAAGCTCGGATTCGATCTGGCAAAGATTCTTCAAATGCCGGTGGAAGAACTGTTTTCCTTTGAGGACGAGTGA
- the purD gene encoding phosphoribosylamine--glycine ligase has protein sequence MKILVAGGGGREHAICLALTKNANVELYSVMGKKNPGIAKIARESFIHAETDVPAVLTFAKEHNIQYAVVGPEAPLEAGLADALTKEGIGCVGPVKAAAKIETDKGFCRGLMNKYGIDGCPAYKLCNTPTEAAAFIREYPGDLAVKPTGLTGGKGVKVMGEQVDREGAVEYAMTLKDQVIILEERLLGEEFTLMAFVDGKHLVPMPLVQDHKRAFEGDIGPNTGGMGSYSLEDHKFPFVTDEDYAQAISIMQATIDALAKEGSPYKGILYGQFMNTKTGPKVIEFNARFGDPEAMNVLSILTSDFLTIAEHIINGTLSAKDVSFEKKATVCKYIVPMDYPDKPHAGDIITVGPAENTVLYYANIAQENGVLKTLTSRTMAYVGIGDSLAEAEKYAESACRNVSGNVRYRSDIGTETLFAKRIAHMKELRS, from the coding sequence ATGAAAATATTAGTGGCCGGAGGTGGCGGAAGGGAACACGCCATCTGCTTAGCACTCACCAAAAATGCGAACGTTGAACTCTACTCCGTCATGGGGAAAAAGAATCCGGGAATCGCAAAAATAGCCCGCGAATCCTTCATCCACGCGGAAACGGATGTCCCCGCAGTTCTGACCTTCGCAAAAGAACACAATATCCAATACGCCGTCGTCGGACCCGAAGCCCCGCTTGAAGCAGGCCTCGCCGATGCACTCACAAAAGAAGGGATCGGCTGTGTAGGGCCGGTCAAAGCAGCCGCCAAAATCGAGACAGACAAAGGGTTCTGCCGCGGACTCATGAATAAATACGGGATCGACGGCTGCCCGGCATACAAACTCTGCAATACCCCAACCGAAGCCGCTGCATTCATTCGAGAATATCCAGGTGACCTTGCAGTTAAACCGACCGGTCTTACCGGCGGAAAAGGGGTCAAAGTTATGGGCGAACAGGTCGACCGCGAAGGAGCAGTCGAATATGCCATGACCCTGAAAGATCAGGTTATCATCCTCGAAGAACGTCTTCTCGGCGAAGAGTTCACGTTGATGGCATTCGTAGACGGCAAACATCTCGTTCCCATGCCGCTCGTACAGGATCACAAACGGGCATTTGAAGGAGACATTGGCCCAAACACCGGCGGAATGGGCTCTTACTCACTCGAAGACCACAAGTTCCCCTTTGTCACCGACGAAGACTACGCTCAGGCGATCTCCATCATGCAGGCAACGATCGACGCCCTCGCAAAAGAAGGGAGCCCCTACAAAGGCATTCTCTACGGCCAATTTATGAACACAAAAACCGGACCGAAAGTGATCGAGTTCAATGCACGGTTCGGCGACCCCGAAGCAATGAACGTCTTGTCGATCCTGACGTCTGACTTCCTGACCATCGCAGAACACATCATCAACGGCACGCTTTCGGCAAAGGACGTCTCCTTTGAAAAGAAGGCAACGGTCTGCAAATACATTGTCCCAATGGACTACCCCGATAAACCCCACGCAGGTGATATCATCACCGTCGGTCCGGCAGAAAACACTGTCCTGTACTATGCGAACATCGCTCAGGAAAACGGTGTCTTGAAAACACTGACCTCCCGCACGATGGCATACGTCGGGATCGGAGACTCACTCGCCGAAGCAGAAAAGTATGCAGAATCGGCATGCAGAAATGTATCCGGAAACGTCAGATACCGGAGTGATATCGGAACAGAAACCCTGTTTGCAAAACGCATCGCCCACATGAAGGAATTACGATCATGA